The Thiomicrorhabdus aquaedulcis sequence CAAGAACCACAGTTAGACGAAACCAAAGACGTGCGTGGCAATATTGAAGAGGCGGTGATTGAAGTTAAACAAGCCCTAGCCGATTTAGACGCGGTGTACGCCGCCTACGCCGAACCCGATGCGGACTTTGATGCGCTGGCTAAAAAACAAGCCGCCATAGAAGATTTAATTCAAGCCAAAGACGGTCACAACATCGACCGCGTGCTCGAAATTGCCGCCGACGCATTGCGCCTGCCACCTTGGGACGCCGATGTCAGCAAACTGTCGGGCGGTGAACGCCGTCGCGTTGCACTGTGCAAACTCCTGCTTGAAAAACCCGATATGCTGTTATTAGACGAACCTACCAACCATTTGGACGCCGAATCCATCGCATGGCTAGAACGCTTTTTACTGGATTTTCCGGGCACCGTAGTGGCCATCACCCACGACCGTTACTTTTTAGACAACGCCGCACAATGGATTTTAGAACTGGATCGCGGCGAAGGCATTCCGTATGAAGGCAACTACTCTTCTTGGTTAGAACAAAAAGAGAAACGCCTACAACAAGAAGCCAAGTCAGAAGCCGCACGGATGAAAACCATTCAAAGTGAACTTGAATGGGTGCGCTCTAATGCCAAAGGTCGCCATGCAAAATCCAAAGCGCGTTTGGCGCGGTTTGACGAACTTAGCAGTACCGAAACGCAAAAACGCAACGAAACCAGCGAGATTTTTATTCCCGTGGCTGAACGTCTGGGCGAAAAAGTCATTGAGGTCAATCACGTTTCTAAAGCCTTTGGCGACCGATTACTTATTGACGATTTAAATTTTAGACTGCCACAAGGTGGTATTGTGGGCATTATTGGTGCCAACGGTGCGGGTAAATCAACCTTATTTAAAATGCTCACCGGGCAAGAAAAACCCGACAGCGGCACCATTGAATTTGGACCTACCGTACAACTGTCTTATGTTGACCAAAGTCGTGACGCCTTAAACGACAACAACAGCGTTTGGCAAGAAATTTCGGGTGGCGATGATATTTTCATGGTTGGCAACACCGAAGTAAACTCACGCGCCTACTGCGGTCGTTTTAACTTTAAAGGCGGCGACCAACAGAAAAAAATTGGCACATTGTCGGGCGGTGAGCGCAATCGCGTGCATTTAGCCAAAACCCTGCGCAGCGGAGGCAATTTATTACTGCTGGATGAGCCCACCAACGACCTAGACATTGAAACCTTGCGTGCGCTCGAAGAGGCCTTATTAGAGTTTGCCGGTTGCGCCGTGGTCATCTCGCATGATCGCTGGTTTTTAGACCGCATTGCCACCCACATGTTGGCGTTTGAAGGTGACTCGCACGTTGAGTGGTTTGAAGGCAACTTTACCGATTACGAAGCCGATTTAAAACGCCGTAAAGGGGTCGATGCAAGTCAACCACACCGTATTAAATACAAACCCATTAGCAAGGATTAACCACCATGAGCGAAAGCACGCTTAATTTTTCGCATCTTGAAGCCATCGCCAACGCCATGCCCGACCCCATTTTTATTATGGGACAAGACGGCACGTATTTGGATCTGGTGGGTGGACAAGATCGCAGTCGTTACGCCGACGGTTCTGGCTTATTGGGTAAAAAATACCAAGATGTTTTGCCCGAAAACATGGCCAAACGGTTTTTAAAAGTGGTGCAACGCGCCATCGCCAGCGGTCAACTGCAAGAAATAGAATACCAACTGGCCAACAATGAAATCCAGGGCATTGATGCAACCCAAACCAATAACATTGACAGCTTAAAAGGCGGTCAATGGTATCAAGCACGCGTTTACCCTTTGCAAGCCGGAACCTACTCGCAACCGGCGGTCATTTGGTTGGCCATTAACATCACCAGTCGTAAACACATGGAAGAACAAATTGAGCACTTGTCGTCTACCGACCCGCTAACCAACTTGTTTAACCGCGACTTCTTTTTAGACTTGGTGGATGAAGAGTTAAATAAAGCCAAAATGAACCACCAACCCTTATCACTTGTTAAAATTGACTTAGATTGCTTTAAGCGCATCACCGATGGATTTGGGCATCAGGCTGGCGACAAAGCGATTTTAACCGCCTCGCACGCGATTCAAAGCATTGTTAAAGAGTTGGGCTATGTTGGGCGGTTAAGTTGTGATCAATTTATGATTGTTTTGCCCCAAGTTAAGGCGGTGGACGCGTTTAGAATTGCCAAACTGGCGCAAAAAACCATCTCGGCACAAAATATTAAGCTCGAAGACAATACCCACACCTGCTTAACCAGTCATGCGGGTGTCACCGAGCTGCGCGACGCGCAACTTGACGACAGTCAAAGCCTGTTTAAACGAGTCAATGAAGCGCTGAGTGCTTTAGAAGGGTCGCGTGAAATTACGCGAATTATGTAAGTTTTGATATGTTTTGGTCACTTTAATATCATTTTTGCCTGTCATCTTTGCACCCGTTAACAATGGAGTTAAAAAAATGAATCGACGCACACTGTTAAAAAACATCGGTAAAACCTTTTTACTGGGAAGTTTAGCCACTACTAGCACTTTAATGTCCTTAGGGGCACATGCCGCTCCAAACCCAGCCGCCAAAGTGGTATACCACGTTGACTTCAAAGACCCCACGCGCTATTCGGCTACGTTAACCTCAATTAATAACATTATTAATTACTACGAATCAGAATTTATGGAAGCCGACGTGCATTTGGTATTTGTTGGCTTTGGCCTACGTTTTACCACCGACGACCCATTAAAAGGCACGCCCTATGAGGCCGACCAAGAGTTGTTAACCCGTCAAGCCGAGCTAAAAGGTCGTTTAGACGCGCTGATTAAAACCCGTGATGTAAAAGTGCATTTGTGCGATAAAACCCGTGAAGAAGTCAACCTACCGCAAAGCGCTGTTTACCCTAGCATTCAATTTACGGCATCGGGGGTAGCCAAAATTGCCATCTTGCAAAGCCAAGGTTACGCGTATTTAAAGGTTCAATAAACAATATAACCAGGCCTGGTTAAACAGGTTTTTAGACCTTACCAGTCCTGGTCAATGTGTTTTTAGTCCTTTGCATGTGTGAACGCACGGCTAAAAATGAGGCATAAAAATAAGACATAAAAAAACCCGCTTTTCAGCGGGTTTTTTGTATTCAATAACTCAATACGATATCAATCAATATTAAGCCATTTCACCTGGGTAGCTTTCGATACCTGGGTTGTCTTTAACACCTTTTAGCTTAGGATGATTCACTTTCTTAAGCTTAGTGTCATTTTTATGGTTACGTAAGTAATCCGCAGTAACGTCCCACATTAGACGACCTTTACCTACCGATTCAACTTGCGCCCAACCTGCAACAGTGTAAGTTTTGTTGGCTTCTAACTTAGTACCATCGTCTAAACGCATGTCGGAAATACGACTGCCCAATTTAGCATTTGGCTCGCATGTATAATCCATACCGCCTAAACGCACCATGTCGCCACCCGATTGTAGGTATGGGTCAACTTGGAACAAGTTTTCACAAATACCTTCTAGGATGTCTTTCATTTGTGCACCAGTCACTTCTGACTTATAGGTTTCGCCATAGGTCATAGAGGTTTCATCCATAACGCGTTCCATGGTAATCATTTCACCCGCTAATACAGACGTTCCCCAACGAACACCCGCCGACATGGCAATTTGAGTATCGTGCTCTTCACGCAATGAGTTAACAATAATTTGATCCCATGAACCCATAAAGTTTCCACGACGATACAAAGTGTCTTGCGCCACAGCCAACTCTTCACCCATAATTTCACCGTAGGTTTTGCCTAAACGGTTCTTATTATTAGCCATTTCAGGGTTGCGTGATTCAACCACTTTGTCATCGTATTTACGCATGTACAACGCTTTGATAAAGTCATCCATTTCTTTATCAGCAGCCAACACGTTTGAAAACACCGGTAGCAAAGTGTAATTAACACCTTTTAATTTGCCGTTTTGGATGTCTAAATCCATTACGCCAACGTATTTTCCGTTAGAACCACCGTTGGTTACGTGACACACACCACCAGCAGGCGTTTTAACCGGAGTTGTTTTTGGGATACCATCGTGCGTGTGACCACCAAAAATAGCGTCAATACCGCTTACGCGTGAGGCCATTTTGATGTCAACGTCCATACCATTGTGAGAAATCATCACTACCGCGGCGACTTTTTCAGTGCTACGAATCTTATCAACGGTTTCT is a genomic window containing:
- a CDS encoding 5'-nucleotidase C-terminal domain-containing protein, which encodes MSLNRREFLHVMSLAAAAGMLPGTASAMTNGADKTAAAKASADIYNVPSKGKVRLLHITDTHAQLNPVYFREPNVNLGTGPAFGKMPHIVGTKFLKEAGIKENSSLAHAFTYINFQEASEKYGKVGGFAHVKTLIDKLREQAGGRENTLLMDGGDTWHGSGTALFTRGMDMVEASNLLGVDVMTGHWEFTYSEPEVLKNIGAFKGEFLAQNLRIKEDSLFGDAYRDLVAANNGVGLFSEDEARAFKPYTVKVVNGERIAVVGQAFPRTANANPQANFPDWSFGLREEELQETVDKIRSTEKVAAVVMISHNGMDVDIKMASRVSGIDAIFGGHTHDGIPKTTPVKTPAGGVCHVTNGGSNGKYVGVMDLDIQNGKLKGVNYTLLPVFSNVLAADKEMDDFIKALYMRKYDDKVVESRNPEMANNKNRLGKTYGEIMGEELAVAQDTLYRRGNFMGSWDQIIVNSLREEHDTQIAMSAGVRWGTSVLAGEMITMERVMDETSMTYGETYKSEVTGAQMKDILEGICENLFQVDPYLQSGGDMVRLGGMDYTCEPNAKLGSRISDMRLDDGTKLEANKTYTVAGWAQVESVGKGRLMWDVTADYLRNHKNDTKLKKVNHPKLKGVKDNPGIESYPGEMA
- a CDS encoding DsrE family protein, with the protein product MNRRTLLKNIGKTFLLGSLATTSTLMSLGAHAAPNPAAKVVYHVDFKDPTRYSATLTSINNIINYYESEFMEADVHLVFVGFGLRFTTDDPLKGTPYEADQELLTRQAELKGRLDALIKTRDVKVHLCDKTREEVNLPQSAVYPSIQFTASGVAKIAILQSQGYAYLKVQ
- a CDS encoding sensor domain-containing diguanylate cyclase translates to MSESTLNFSHLEAIANAMPDPIFIMGQDGTYLDLVGGQDRSRYADGSGLLGKKYQDVLPENMAKRFLKVVQRAIASGQLQEIEYQLANNEIQGIDATQTNNIDSLKGGQWYQARVYPLQAGTYSQPAVIWLAINITSRKHMEEQIEHLSSTDPLTNLFNRDFFLDLVDEELNKAKMNHQPLSLVKIDLDCFKRITDGFGHQAGDKAILTASHAIQSIVKELGYVGRLSCDQFMIVLPQVKAVDAFRIAKLAQKTISAQNIKLEDNTHTCLTSHAGVTELRDAQLDDSQSLFKRVNEALSALEGSREITRIM
- the ettA gene encoding energy-dependent translational throttle protein EttA; translation: MAQFVYTMNRVGKVVPPNRHILKDISLSFFPGAKIGVLGLNGSGKSTLLKIMAGIDTDIVGEARPQPGIKIGYLSQEPQLDETKDVRGNIEEAVIEVKQALADLDAVYAAYAEPDADFDALAKKQAAIEDLIQAKDGHNIDRVLEIAADALRLPPWDADVSKLSGGERRRVALCKLLLEKPDMLLLDEPTNHLDAESIAWLERFLLDFPGTVVAITHDRYFLDNAAQWILELDRGEGIPYEGNYSSWLEQKEKRLQQEAKSEAARMKTIQSELEWVRSNAKGRHAKSKARLARFDELSSTETQKRNETSEIFIPVAERLGEKVIEVNHVSKAFGDRLLIDDLNFRLPQGGIVGIIGANGAGKSTLFKMLTGQEKPDSGTIEFGPTVQLSYVDQSRDALNDNNSVWQEISGGDDIFMVGNTEVNSRAYCGRFNFKGGDQQKKIGTLSGGERNRVHLAKTLRSGGNLLLLDEPTNDLDIETLRALEEALLEFAGCAVVISHDRWFLDRIATHMLAFEGDSHVEWFEGNFTDYEADLKRRKGVDASQPHRIKYKPISKD